A region of Salinibacter sp. 10B DNA encodes the following proteins:
- a CDS encoding DUF493 domain-containing protein, giving the protein MQFINQPEAENDEEWWDRFKELLDDQNDWPTRYTFKFIAPSGQVDELKTVFGDHPVRVRESSKGNYKSVTAHLRMSSSEEVVSIYEEASSIDGVISL; this is encoded by the coding sequence ATGCAGTTCATTAATCAGCCCGAGGCCGAGAACGACGAGGAGTGGTGGGACCGATTCAAGGAGCTTCTCGACGACCAGAACGACTGGCCCACGCGCTACACGTTCAAGTTTATTGCTCCGTCCGGACAGGTCGATGAGCTGAAAACAGTGTTTGGGGATCATCCTGTGCGTGTGCGCGAATCCAGCAAGGGAAACTATAAAAGCGTGACGGCCCACCTGCGGATGTCGTCGAGTGAGGAAGTGGTCTCGATTTATGAGGAGGCGTCCAGCATCGACGGCGTGATTTCTCTTTAA
- a CDS encoding UDP-2,3-diacylglucosamine diphosphatase → MPVLRRYRTIWISDVHLGTRASKANGVIDFLEHHKAERYYLVGDIVDGWALQRSWYWPSSHNELLQILLERAGEAEMIYIPGNHDEAARQFPGLQLGGITIRSNVIHTTADGQRLLVLHGDEFDGVVRHARWLSKLGGWAYQTLLTLNRHVNRVRRWMNKPYWSLAAAAKTTTKRAVQYIADFEQAVVQRVQREDVDGVICGHIHVPELRPIDGVTYANTGDWVENCTALVEHMDGRLALQQWTPVPEGASSPPHAAGTAGDGAPKNDWSPSPQIGASA, encoded by the coding sequence ATGCCCGTGCTTCGACGATACCGCACGATCTGGATCTCAGACGTTCACCTCGGCACGCGAGCGTCGAAGGCCAACGGAGTGATCGACTTTCTGGAGCATCACAAAGCGGAGCGGTATTACCTCGTTGGTGATATCGTGGATGGATGGGCCTTGCAGCGCTCCTGGTACTGGCCATCCTCTCACAACGAGCTCCTGCAAATCTTGCTGGAACGAGCGGGAGAAGCAGAGATGATTTATATTCCCGGCAACCACGATGAGGCGGCCCGTCAGTTTCCCGGGCTCCAGCTCGGAGGCATCACGATTCGATCGAATGTGATCCACACGACCGCAGACGGGCAGCGTCTTCTGGTGCTTCACGGAGATGAGTTCGACGGAGTAGTGCGGCACGCCCGCTGGCTCTCCAAACTCGGAGGATGGGCGTATCAGACTCTTCTCACGCTCAATCGCCACGTCAACCGGGTGCGTCGATGGATGAACAAGCCCTACTGGTCACTGGCGGCCGCCGCAAAAACCACCACGAAGCGCGCTGTGCAGTACATTGCGGATTTTGAGCAGGCCGTCGTGCAGCGTGTCCAGCGAGAGGATGTAGACGGGGTCATCTGCGGACACATCCACGTGCCGGAGCTCCGGCCCATCGATGGGGTTACCTACGCCAACACAGGCGACTGGGTGGAAAATTGTACGGCTTTAGTCGAGCACATGGATGGACGGCTTGCGCTTCAACAATGGACGCCCGTCCCAGAGGGGGCATCGTCGCCCCCACATGCTGCAGGCACGGCGGGAGATGGAGCACCCAAGAACGACTGGTCACCGTCGCCTCAGATCGGGGCGTCAGCGTGA
- a CDS encoding class I SAM-dependent methyltransferase, producing MPLSSSIEDPVRKMNRMYRWTRHVYDWSRRYYLLGRDRMLRAIAEQPSSNVLEIGCGTARNLRMLDQHAPQHTLYGLDASLSMLATARAKMEREGCLDDITLGHGLAQALDSREQFGVERDFDVIFFSYVLSMIPDWTAALGSALAHLAPGGRIHIVDFWDQADLPEWTAMVLQRWLALFDVYPRPDLIRALRRLDGVDGVTCTVAPVAYRYAYWSTIRVSGAVSASAFDGLGMEVPSVSSASESKRFEGLHTIVD from the coding sequence ATGCCCCTCTCGTCCTCCATTGAAGACCCAGTACGGAAAATGAATCGAATGTACCGGTGGACGCGCCACGTGTATGACTGGTCGCGCCGGTACTACTTGCTTGGGCGAGACCGAATGTTGAGGGCCATTGCTGAACAGCCGAGTAGCAATGTGTTGGAAATTGGGTGCGGCACCGCTCGCAATTTACGCATGCTCGATCAACACGCTCCGCAGCATACACTGTACGGACTGGATGCCTCCCTTTCGATGCTCGCGACAGCTCGGGCCAAGATGGAGCGGGAGGGCTGTCTCGACGATATTACGCTTGGCCACGGACTGGCACAGGCGCTTGATTCCCGAGAGCAGTTTGGGGTCGAGCGGGACTTCGATGTCATCTTTTTCTCGTACGTTTTGTCGATGATTCCCGACTGGACGGCGGCACTCGGCTCTGCCCTTGCTCATCTGGCGCCGGGCGGACGGATCCACATCGTCGACTTTTGGGATCAGGCCGATCTTCCGGAGTGGACCGCTATGGTTTTGCAGCGTTGGTTGGCGCTTTTCGATGTGTATCCCCGGCCCGATCTTATCCGCGCGCTCCGTCGCCTCGACGGGGTCGATGGGGTTACCTGTACCGTGGCCCCCGTTGCTTACCGGTACGCCTACTGGTCCACGATTCGTGTATCGGGAGCTGTGTCCGCCTCGGCGTTCGATGGACTGGGAATGGAGGTCCCTTCGGTTTCATCTGCTTCTGAGTCGAAACGATTTGAGGGGCTTCACACAATTGTCGATTAA
- a CDS encoding DUF4340 domain-containing protein, producing MTNATKTLSIVFVGTLLLALGVSWRGSDTSSEAFQGQLLPVDTSVVQAVRIERANEPSVRLEQGDGGWSVVPSDTSVAFPANEEAVRRLLSSLPGLQVDAVVTRQSSKHPRYGVDSTGTAITMLGSGDETLGQLIVGRTRIRRPQSRNQGRSRMRQMRRRRGTPITYVRSPNRTDVYSIEQSLQSITSRSVEDWRDKVIWNVDRADIQRVDFTFPGDSSFTMRRPSNSDTSSAVGPSTWVAGGDTLASRKATFALRTLSTLEANSFASGVAPNEVGPARHTIRLHLSDGTQRTLQLRPAPSGDAYRATAEGYNYVARLQRDTWDSRVLRQRAAYLDSN from the coding sequence ATGACGAACGCGACGAAAACCCTATCGATCGTGTTTGTGGGTACGCTTCTCCTTGCCCTCGGAGTGTCGTGGAGGGGGAGCGACACGTCTAGCGAGGCGTTTCAGGGGCAACTGTTACCAGTAGATACGAGTGTGGTACAGGCGGTCCGGATCGAGCGTGCGAATGAGCCGTCAGTGCGGTTAGAACAGGGAGATGGCGGATGGTCGGTCGTGCCTTCGGACACATCAGTGGCGTTCCCGGCCAACGAGGAGGCCGTACGCCGTCTCCTCAGTTCGCTTCCGGGTCTTCAGGTCGACGCCGTTGTGACCCGGCAGTCGAGCAAGCATCCGCGCTATGGTGTGGACTCGACCGGCACGGCCATTACGATGCTGGGAAGCGGGGACGAGACGCTGGGCCAGCTCATCGTGGGACGGACGCGGATCCGTCGTCCTCAATCGCGAAATCAAGGGCGATCTCGAATGCGGCAGATGCGTCGACGACGGGGCACGCCCATCACCTACGTCCGCTCGCCCAATCGGACGGACGTCTACTCGATCGAACAGTCGCTCCAGTCGATCACGTCCCGCAGCGTCGAGGACTGGCGGGACAAGGTGATCTGGAATGTTGACCGGGCCGACATCCAGCGAGTCGACTTCACATTTCCGGGGGACAGCTCATTCACCATGCGGCGCCCATCGAACAGCGACACTTCTTCCGCTGTGGGACCGTCTACCTGGGTTGCAGGAGGCGATACGCTGGCAAGTCGCAAAGCGACTTTCGCGCTTCGTACCCTGTCCACCCTCGAAGCCAACAGCTTTGCGTCCGGCGTGGCCCCCAATGAGGTGGGACCGGCCCGGCACACGATTCGTCTCCACCTTTCTGATGGGACACAACGGACCCTCCAGCTTCGTCCTGCCCCGTCTGGCGACGCGTACCGTGCCACTGCCGAAGGCTACAACTACGTTGCCCGGCTCCAGCGGGACACCTGGGACAGCAGAGTGCTCCGGCAACGCGCGGCCTACCTCGACTCCAACTGA
- a CDS encoding pitrilysin family protein gives MLIRFFRASFLPAGLALLLAGLFAVAPAPAQERPDEIRTADYDIQDLTYPDLRDFEAPEPERLTLDNGLTILLLEDHELPQVNAVARIGTGSVYEPAEKRGLASIMGSVMRSGGTESMTPDSLNQTLENIGATVETSIGATSGSAFMSTLSDHVDTVLPIFAEVLRQPAFAEAKVQQAKSQQTSSISRRNDNARSIAFREFDQLVYGEDSPYARIPEYYTVERITRQDLANFHDQHFHPSNVILSVWGDFDTDTMKQKLRQQFGDWTAPDGFEPPTPPQPTASREYSVNFVQKDDVNQSTILMGHPGRLTRDDPDYPAVTIMNEVLSGGFSGRLFQNVRREKGLAYSVFGNYTANYNRPGRFFAGIFSKSATTVEATNAVMHEVERMRQEAPTDEELGLAKDSYLNSFVFNFDTKREILSRLMTYEYYDYPSDFLQQTKSGIEKVTAGDVQRVAKKYLYPEQAHILIVGNRTQFSDSLSALTKDGTVNELDISIPKSPPGEEQAVSAEANQAGLSALKQARAALGGDAFDSFQNMRVVTKQRGRTVTLVVALPNKLRVERGPMTIVSNGETAKMKRGGQTRTLPSSVQGRFEGQLWRDLTYLMTHLDHDGLTVQDQGSQTVEGTTYRAVKVMPPAGRAYTLYLEPESMRPARMSYQAQTRQGPKATSSVYSNFKTVKGMAIPHKTVTYQGGNKVATSRIQKISLNVDLETDVFTMGDSSE, from the coding sequence ATGTTGATCCGATTCTTTCGCGCTTCCTTCCTTCCCGCTGGTCTTGCCCTGCTGCTGGCCGGCCTTTTCGCCGTCGCCCCGGCCCCGGCCCAGGAACGGCCTGACGAGATTCGAACAGCGGACTATGACATCCAAGATCTCACGTATCCTGATCTTCGCGACTTCGAGGCCCCGGAGCCGGAACGCCTCACGCTGGACAACGGCCTGACGATTCTCCTCCTGGAAGACCACGAATTGCCACAGGTAAACGCCGTCGCGCGTATCGGCACCGGCTCCGTCTACGAACCGGCCGAAAAGCGTGGCCTCGCGTCCATCATGGGCTCTGTCATGCGCAGCGGCGGCACTGAGTCGATGACGCCCGACAGCCTGAACCAGACGCTCGAAAACATCGGAGCAACCGTTGAGACCAGCATCGGTGCAACGTCCGGCTCGGCCTTCATGTCCACTCTCTCTGATCACGTGGACACCGTGCTCCCGATCTTTGCCGAGGTCCTTCGTCAGCCTGCATTTGCGGAAGCGAAAGTTCAGCAGGCGAAGAGCCAGCAGACGTCCTCGATCTCACGCCGCAATGATAACGCGCGGAGCATTGCCTTCCGCGAGTTCGACCAGTTGGTCTACGGTGAAGACAGCCCCTACGCTCGGATTCCGGAATACTATACGGTTGAGCGGATCACACGCCAGGATCTGGCCAACTTCCACGACCAGCATTTTCATCCCAGCAACGTCATTCTGAGCGTGTGGGGAGACTTCGACACCGACACGATGAAGCAGAAGCTCCGCCAGCAGTTTGGGGACTGGACGGCTCCGGACGGGTTTGAGCCGCCGACCCCGCCTCAACCCACCGCCTCGCGCGAGTACTCGGTGAACTTTGTCCAGAAGGATGACGTGAATCAGAGCACCATTCTGATGGGGCACCCGGGACGCCTCACCCGAGATGATCCCGATTATCCTGCCGTCACCATCATGAACGAGGTGCTCAGTGGGGGCTTCTCGGGTCGTCTCTTCCAGAATGTGCGACGGGAAAAGGGGCTTGCCTACTCGGTCTTCGGCAATTACACGGCGAACTACAATCGTCCCGGCCGCTTCTTCGCGGGCATCTTTTCAAAAAGTGCGACGACCGTAGAGGCCACCAACGCTGTGATGCACGAGGTGGAGCGCATGCGACAGGAAGCTCCGACGGACGAGGAGCTTGGCCTCGCCAAGGACAGCTACTTGAATTCCTTCGTGTTCAACTTCGACACGAAGCGAGAAATCCTGAGTCGACTCATGACGTACGAGTACTATGACTACCCGTCGGACTTCCTTCAGCAGACGAAAAGCGGCATCGAAAAGGTCACGGCCGGGGATGTACAGCGGGTCGCAAAGAAGTACCTCTACCCGGAGCAGGCCCACATCCTCATCGTGGGAAACCGCACGCAGTTTAGCGACTCGCTGTCGGCCCTCACGAAGGACGGGACAGTCAACGAGCTTGACATCTCCATCCCGAAATCTCCGCCCGGAGAGGAACAGGCTGTGAGTGCGGAAGCGAACCAGGCTGGCCTGTCGGCACTCAAACAAGCTCGAGCCGCTCTGGGGGGCGATGCCTTCGATTCTTTTCAGAACATGCGCGTCGTTACCAAGCAGCGCGGACGCACGGTCACTCTCGTCGTGGCGCTGCCCAACAAGCTCCGCGTGGAGCGCGGGCCCATGACCATCGTCAGCAACGGGGAAACGGCAAAGATGAAGCGAGGCGGGCAAACCCGAACCCTTCCGTCCTCCGTTCAGGGCCGCTTCGAAGGGCAGCTCTGGCGCGACCTGACGTATCTGATGACCCACCTCGACCACGACGGCCTCACGGTACAGGACCAGGGTTCTCAAACCGTTGAGGGGACGACGTATCGGGCCGTAAAGGTAATGCCGCCCGCCGGTCGTGCTTACACTCTCTATCTGGAACCGGAGTCGATGCGACCAGCCCGGATGTCGTACCAGGCCCAAACCCGGCAGGGCCCAAAGGCGACGAGCTCAGTATACAGTAACTTCAAAACCGTAAAGGGCATGGCGATCCCTCACAAGACGGTGACCTATCAGGGTGGAAACAAGGTGGCGACGAGTCGCATCCAGAAGATTTCCCTCAACGTAGACCTGGAGACGGACGTGTTCACGATGGGGGACTCATCCGAGTAA
- a CDS encoding insulinase family protein gives MDSSGARASSVVRWFGTLALLLLLAVPSAQGQDLLSQFEEKVTTFTLDNGLTFVVIERHDAPVVSFHTYADVGSVNEPAGRTGLAHMFEHMAFKGTTSIGTTNIEKEIDALQRQEEIYLQLRREKAKGAQADSARIAKLQQEFKAAQKEAESYIQEGEYENILEREGVTGMNAYTTPDATGYMYNLPANKLELFFAMESDRFHNPVLREFYTERDVVMEERRQRTESSPTGRLIEEFLTTAFKAHPYGQPTIGHMSDLQNLSRTDAKQFFDKYYGANNLTIGIAGDVNPDRVQTLANEYFSRLPEGEDPLPVTTREPEQIGERRVTIREQTQPFVLIGYHRGSMHSANDPVYDILVDVLSRGRTSRLHQALVETETALNVQVVPSFPGSKHETLFGIFGVPNRGVSPDTVEHMIYDELDRITNEGITQAELERAKTRARADLIGSLDSNSGLARQFSQMEALTGDWRSIFRQLDALEKVTVDDVQRVAKNTFTRSNRTVALIKTTDSSGDPTTAEK, from the coding sequence ATGGATTCTTCTGGAGCACGCGCCTCATCCGTCGTCCGGTGGTTCGGGACACTGGCCTTACTCCTGCTGCTCGCCGTTCCGTCGGCACAGGGCCAAGACCTCCTCTCCCAATTTGAGGAGAAGGTCACAACCTTTACTCTCGACAACGGACTTACCTTCGTGGTTATTGAGCGCCACGACGCGCCCGTCGTCTCCTTTCATACGTATGCCGATGTGGGATCCGTGAACGAGCCCGCCGGTCGAACGGGCCTGGCCCACATGTTTGAGCACATGGCCTTTAAGGGCACCACCTCGATCGGCACCACGAACATCGAGAAAGAGATCGATGCCCTGCAGCGTCAAGAGGAAATCTATCTCCAGCTGCGTCGTGAAAAAGCAAAGGGAGCACAGGCCGACTCGGCGCGCATTGCAAAGCTCCAGCAAGAGTTCAAGGCTGCTCAAAAAGAGGCCGAGTCCTACATCCAGGAAGGCGAGTACGAGAACATTCTCGAACGTGAGGGGGTGACCGGCATGAACGCCTACACGACCCCCGACGCCACGGGATACATGTACAATCTGCCTGCCAACAAGCTGGAGCTCTTCTTCGCGATGGAATCCGACCGGTTTCATAACCCGGTGCTTCGCGAATTCTACACCGAGCGGGACGTGGTGATGGAAGAGCGACGGCAGCGCACGGAGTCAAGCCCCACGGGGCGTCTCATTGAGGAGTTTCTGACGACTGCTTTCAAGGCCCACCCCTACGGCCAGCCCACCATTGGGCACATGTCCGACCTCCAAAACCTCTCCCGAACCGACGCAAAGCAGTTTTTTGACAAGTACTATGGGGCAAACAACCTCACCATCGGCATTGCGGGGGACGTGAACCCAGACCGGGTGCAAACCCTGGCCAACGAGTACTTCAGCCGGCTGCCGGAAGGAGAGGACCCACTTCCCGTCACGACCCGCGAACCGGAGCAGATTGGAGAGCGGCGCGTCACCATCCGTGAACAAACGCAGCCGTTCGTCCTCATCGGCTACCACCGGGGGAGCATGCATAGTGCAAACGACCCGGTCTACGACATTCTCGTCGACGTGCTGTCGCGGGGCCGCACAAGCCGTCTTCACCAGGCCCTCGTGGAAACGGAAACGGCCCTCAACGTGCAGGTGGTGCCCAGTTTTCCCGGAAGCAAGCACGAAACGCTGTTCGGGATTTTTGGAGTGCCCAACCGGGGCGTGTCGCCCGACACCGTGGAGCACATGATCTACGATGAACTTGACCGGATTACGAATGAGGGCATTACGCAGGCGGAACTGGAACGAGCCAAAACCCGAGCCCGGGCGGACCTCATTGGCAGCCTCGATTCTAATTCCGGGCTGGCCCGCCAGTTTTCTCAGATGGAGGCCCTCACGGGCGACTGGCGCTCGATCTTCCGCCAGTTGGACGCGCTGGAAAAAGTGACGGTGGACGACGTGCAGCGCGTGGCGAAGAACACGTTTACGCGCAGCAACCGCACCGTGGCCCTCATCAAGACGACCGACTCGTCCGGCGACCCCACCACGGCTGAGAAGTAG
- a CDS encoding hydroxymethylglutaryl-CoA lyase — protein MSLPSRVALCDVGPRDGFQFEDQFIPTDLKVATITALADAGVPRIQVTSFVHPEWVPQMRDAESVCERLPPRDDVTYAGLALNQKGLERAHNAGLSQVDLSIATHDQHSLDNANVTVDEAVAQAEEMVRYAHEHGLEAQMGFQTVFGYQEPGDTPLPQVVDMSRHFAEMGVESISLADSTGLAHPHMIQERVEAVLKAIGDVPLVLHLHDTRGLGLANVYAALECGVDRFDTSLAGMGGCPFIEGATGNIATEDTAYLLDGLGIESGIDRAAVSRASRRIEEELDKQFPGKLHRL, from the coding sequence ATGTCTCTCCCTTCCCGAGTCGCCCTCTGTGACGTTGGTCCCCGCGACGGTTTTCAATTCGAGGACCAGTTCATTCCTACGGATCTGAAGGTCGCAACCATAACAGCCCTCGCCGACGCCGGCGTGCCCCGCATACAAGTCACCTCCTTCGTTCATCCGGAGTGGGTGCCCCAAATGCGCGATGCAGAATCCGTGTGCGAGCGATTGCCGCCGCGAGACGACGTGACGTACGCTGGTCTTGCCCTTAACCAGAAAGGCCTGGAGCGAGCCCATAACGCCGGACTCTCTCAAGTGGACCTTTCAATTGCCACCCACGACCAGCACAGCCTCGACAACGCCAACGTGACGGTGGACGAGGCCGTGGCGCAGGCTGAAGAGATGGTCCGCTACGCCCATGAGCACGGACTAGAAGCACAGATGGGATTTCAGACCGTCTTCGGGTACCAAGAGCCCGGCGATACCCCCCTCCCTCAGGTCGTCGACATGAGCCGTCACTTTGCCGAGATGGGCGTTGAGTCTATCTCGCTGGCAGATTCAACGGGACTCGCCCATCCGCACATGATTCAAGAGCGAGTGGAAGCCGTTCTGAAGGCCATCGGCGATGTGCCCCTCGTGCTTCACCTTCACGATACGCGGGGCCTCGGACTTGCCAACGTCTACGCTGCCCTCGAATGCGGAGTCGATCGCTTTGATACGTCTCTTGCCGGCATGGGCGGCTGCCCCTTCATCGAAGGCGCAACCGGAAACATTGCAACGGAAGACACGGCCTACTTGCTCGACGGACTCGGGATCGAGAGCGGCATTGATCGAGCAGCAGTCAGTCGAGCGTCTCGCCGAATCGAAGAGGAACTCGACAAGCAGTTTCCCGGCAAGCTGCATCGGCTTTGA
- a CDS encoding DUF3419 family protein, whose protein sequence is MSDSTVDRLKRAVHRNHRVSREGLLERLFTLWFRGLVYTQIWEDPRVDAAALHLDESSRIFTISSAGCNVLNYLVHEPEQILAVDLNMAHMALTRLKMAALRQLPDHEHFFQFFGEGEGEENIEAYHEHIRPHLDSTTQEFWEKRPWSGFRRPRIRAFKHGVYKHGVLARFQGVAQWVSQMVQDREPSELLRADNLEEQREFFEECVAPFFDHSLVRRIARQPATLYSFGIPLSQYQSLSTAADTSIVDLYRKRLERLVCGFPLSDNYFAWQAFGRQYDTDQREALPAYLRAEHYGQLRYDLDRVDTRIASVQEALRDQPDSSFDSFVLLDAMDWMEPEAIAALWAELARVGEPGARIIFRTAGLDSVVEPALPSDLRSRFTYERDRSEALHAKDRSAVYGMFHLYVLTG, encoded by the coding sequence ATGTCGGACTCGACGGTCGATCGCCTAAAACGCGCTGTTCATCGAAACCACCGGGTGTCCCGAGAGGGACTGCTGGAGCGGCTCTTCACGCTGTGGTTTCGGGGGCTCGTGTACACCCAGATCTGGGAGGATCCGCGAGTGGACGCAGCGGCCCTTCACCTCGACGAGTCAAGTCGAATTTTTACCATTTCATCGGCCGGATGCAATGTGCTCAACTATCTCGTTCACGAGCCTGAGCAGATTTTGGCAGTGGATTTAAACATGGCCCATATGGCCCTCACTCGGCTCAAGATGGCTGCTCTTCGGCAGCTTCCAGATCACGAGCATTTCTTCCAGTTCTTTGGCGAGGGAGAGGGCGAAGAGAACATCGAGGCGTATCACGAGCACATCCGTCCGCACCTCGATTCGACGACGCAAGAGTTTTGGGAGAAGCGTCCCTGGAGCGGCTTTCGACGCCCGCGCATCCGGGCCTTCAAACACGGTGTTTACAAGCACGGGGTGCTGGCGCGCTTTCAGGGCGTGGCCCAGTGGGTCTCACAGATGGTACAGGATCGTGAGCCGAGCGAGTTGTTGCGGGCCGACAATCTGGAGGAGCAGCGGGAGTTCTTTGAGGAATGTGTAGCGCCGTTTTTTGATCATTCTCTTGTCCGACGGATTGCACGACAGCCCGCCACTCTCTACAGCTTCGGCATCCCGCTGAGCCAGTACCAGAGTCTTTCCACTGCGGCCGACACGTCGATCGTCGATCTCTACCGCAAACGACTGGAGCGATTGGTGTGCGGCTTTCCGCTCTCGGACAATTACTTCGCCTGGCAGGCCTTTGGGCGCCAGTACGATACCGACCAGCGGGAGGCGCTTCCAGCCTACCTTCGCGCTGAACACTACGGGCAACTCCGGTACGACCTCGATCGGGTGGACACGCGCATTGCTTCGGTTCAGGAGGCCCTTCGGGATCAGCCCGACAGCAGCTTCGACAGCTTCGTGCTACTTGACGCGATGGACTGGATGGAGCCGGAGGCCATTGCTGCGCTCTGGGCTGAACTGGCCCGCGTGGGGGAACCGGGAGCCCGCATTATTTTCCGTACCGCTGGGCTCGACTCAGTGGTCGAGCCGGCACTGCCGTCCGATCTGCGCAGTCGATTCACGTACGAGCGTGACCGGTCAGAGGCGCTTCATGCAAAGGACCGATCGGCGGTCTACGGCATGTTTCACCTCTATGTGCTGACCGGCTAG
- a CDS encoding UDP-2,3-diacylglucosamine diphosphatase, translating to MEPTTHYRTIWISDVHLGTPQAKADFLLDFLRHHEADRYYLVGDIFDGWALQRSWYWPSAHNDVIQGLLQKANSTNVTYIPGNHDEVARDFPGLQLGGITIQKKAIHTTADGRRFVVVHGDEFEGVVRHAKWLEFLGGWAYVGVMKVDRWFNRVRRLFNLPYWSLSSYLKHSTQRALQYIEEFEETAAMEVAEKEYDGVICGHIHHPRLRSINGTQYVNTGDWVESCTALVEHLDGRLELLRWIPSGHGAQEAIATEAPFSRDGQQVPADALNSDGQSS from the coding sequence ATGGAGCCGACAACCCATTACCGTACGATCTGGATTTCAGACGTTCATCTAGGGACTCCTCAGGCAAAGGCGGACTTTCTCCTCGATTTTCTTCGTCACCACGAGGCCGATCGCTACTACCTCGTGGGCGATATTTTTGACGGCTGGGCGTTGCAACGCTCCTGGTACTGGCCTTCCGCCCACAACGACGTGATTCAGGGCCTCCTACAGAAGGCCAACAGTACGAATGTCACCTACATTCCCGGCAATCACGACGAGGTGGCTCGAGACTTTCCGGGGCTCCAACTTGGGGGCATCACGATTCAGAAGAAGGCCATCCACACCACCGCCGACGGACGCCGGTTCGTGGTCGTACACGGGGATGAATTCGAGGGGGTCGTGCGTCACGCCAAGTGGCTTGAATTCTTGGGAGGATGGGCGTACGTAGGGGTCATGAAGGTGGATCGCTGGTTTAATCGGGTGCGTCGCCTGTTCAATCTCCCCTACTGGTCGCTTTCCAGTTATCTCAAGCACTCGACGCAGCGGGCGCTGCAATACATCGAGGAGTTTGAGGAAACGGCGGCGATGGAAGTCGCCGAGAAGGAGTACGATGGCGTGATCTGCGGGCACATCCATCACCCTCGTCTCCGCTCGATCAACGGCACGCAGTACGTGAATACCGGCGACTGGGTGGAAAGCTGCACGGCCCTGGTCGAGCACCTCGACGGGCGACTGGAGCTCCTGCGCTGGATTCCAAGCGGGCATGGAGCGCAGGAGGCCATTGCCACCGAGGCGCCATTTAGTCGCGACGGCCAGCAGGTGCCCGCCGATGCTCTAAACTCCGACGGTCAGTCGTCGTAG